A window of Formosa sp. Hel1_31_208 contains these coding sequences:
- a CDS encoding translocation/assembly module TamB domain-containing protein translates to MLILSIPAVQTSLGKRVTKRINDDFGTNINIGKVGLQFNGDVELKEIYIEDYRKDTLIAIGELNTSILNFRNVINGKLNFGDIDIMDLVFNIKTYAGEIDTNMDIFVAKFDEDNPRPAKSDFLLSSSDVSIYDGTFRLIDDNKETPKILEFNELDINATDFVIAGSDVRARINTLSFKDSRGAHIENMMTDFNYTLTDMRFDNLSIKTNKSLLKGNLRFDYNREDFKEFVDKVNVTANFTESNIALNELNVFYNEFGEDQMANLNVDLSGTLNNLNAKNLVLNASGRTRIFGDIIFKNLFSKADGDFSMDGKFNNLTSNYYDLRALLPNLLGESIPTVFSKLGNFTITGTSFITDTTIDADVKIKTKIGLIVSDIKMTHIDDVDNADYIGNVVFDEFDLGVLLNDPMVKTTSLDLDVDGKGFTLENLSSQVQGQVFNLTYNDYTYEDIEVSGKLGKQIYNGLLIANDKNFKFKFNGLADLSKDIKAFDFSANVEYANLKALNFIEKDSISVFRGNVTTSMRGSSIDDAFGTLDFNNTTYINEHDEYYFKDFKIISKFEKTKRTLTINSPDIIEGNMSGNFKFKDIGKLVENSVGSIYTNYVPNKIDTDQYLEFDFRIYNKIVEVFYHDLQLSPNTRIKGRIETDEKQFNLTFSSPQIKLFDYFANDISVLVDNSNPLFNTYIEIDSLSTKFYDVSKFNLINVTQRDTLFIKSEFQGGKRNADEFNLNMFYTIDETNKSVVGFRKSDVMFKDNNWIINENKNKRNKVSFTRDFKNFDISEMVMSHFDEQIELSGIILKDNKDIRLDFTDVDLTKITPRIDSLLLEGRVNGELKLRQSNGVYLPNSTVVISDLKANDFELGDLNAIVTGNQSLTNYIVDLSLENDNLKTLIAKGNIDVSSNNPNINLDVAFDEFLLDPLDPFGEGVITNIRGLVTGNAKVTGSLNKPRFDGNLLLDNAGLTIPYLNVDYSFDFDSQVKLENQKFIFQEVDITDSEFFSKAVLNGYIGHQNFSDWKLGLEIDTERLLVLNTDYDEDELYYGTAFVDGKANITGPTNELKIEFNGSTAQGTIFKIPLNDYETYGENSYIHFVTPEEKRARFLGEVAESTEVKGLELEFNLFVNPYADIEIVIDRNQGSTIQGKGNGNLLFDINTNGKFKMFGDFQIESGTYNFAYGGLVQKKLEVEPGGSIRWEGDPLKANIDLKAVYRTEANPSVLLDNPINRSIPIEVEINLLGQLEQPESDFTFNFPNVNSTIRSELDYRLETKESRFTQGTFLLVTGSFQSDIGLGQQAYGTVSDKVNALINSLISTDNDKLQVGFDYQVGEQTTDYQTDDRLGLTLSTKISDRVLINGKVGVPIGGVNQTVIAGDVQIAVLLNDEGTLKATFFNRENSIRNFGEEIGYTQGAGITYNVEFDTFKELFQIIFSGKNKKDKAKKEEAIKTNENLTPDFINIKSEKDSKGN, encoded by the coding sequence GTGTTGATATTATCTATTCCTGCCGTACAAACTAGCCTCGGAAAACGCGTCACAAAACGCATTAATGATGATTTTGGTACCAACATCAATATTGGTAAGGTCGGACTTCAATTTAATGGTGATGTAGAGCTTAAAGAAATATACATTGAAGATTACAGAAAAGATACCCTCATTGCAATAGGGGAACTTAATACATCCATTTTAAATTTCCGTAATGTCATTAATGGTAAATTAAATTTTGGTGACATCGATATAATGGATTTGGTTTTTAATATTAAAACCTACGCAGGAGAGATAGATACAAACATGGATATTTTTGTAGCTAAATTTGATGAAGACAACCCTAGGCCTGCCAAAAGCGATTTTCTGTTGTCTTCTAGTGACGTGTCTATCTATGATGGGACATTCAGACTTATAGATGATAATAAAGAAACTCCTAAGATTCTAGAATTTAATGAACTTGATATCAATGCAACCGATTTCGTGATTGCAGGAAGTGATGTAAGGGCGCGTATCAATACTTTGTCATTTAAAGATAGTCGCGGTGCACATATAGAAAATATGATGACCGATTTTAACTATACGTTGACAGATATGAGATTTGATAATCTCAGTATCAAAACCAATAAGTCCTTATTAAAAGGCAATTTGCGTTTTGATTATAACCGTGAAGATTTTAAAGAATTTGTAGATAAAGTCAATGTTACAGCAAACTTTACAGAGTCTAATATTGCATTAAATGAGCTCAATGTGTTTTACAATGAATTTGGTGAAGATCAAATGGCAAATCTTAACGTAGACCTCTCAGGAACATTAAACAACTTAAATGCTAAAAACCTTGTGCTTAATGCGAGTGGAAGAACTCGCATCTTCGGAGATATCATTTTTAAAAACCTTTTTAGTAAAGCCGACGGAGACTTTTCAATGGATGGAAAGTTTAATAACTTAACTTCTAATTATTACGATTTACGTGCTTTGTTACCTAACCTGTTGGGAGAATCTATTCCAACAGTATTTTCGAAACTCGGTAATTTCACCATTACAGGAACCTCATTTATAACAGATACAACGATAGATGCCGATGTTAAAATAAAAACGAAAATCGGTTTGATTGTTTCTGATATTAAAATGACTCATATTGACGATGTAGATAATGCTGATTACATTGGGAATGTTGTATTCGATGAATTTGACTTGGGCGTATTACTCAATGATCCTATGGTGAAAACGACTTCATTAGATTTAGATGTTGATGGAAAAGGATTTACACTCGAAAATTTAAGTAGTCAGGTGCAAGGACAGGTTTTTAATCTCACCTACAATGACTATACATATGAGGATATCGAAGTTTCCGGAAAACTGGGAAAACAAATATATAATGGGTTATTAATTGCAAACGATAAGAACTTCAAATTTAAATTTAATGGGCTTGCTGATCTTTCTAAAGATATAAAAGCCTTTGATTTTAGTGCTAATGTTGAATATGCCAACTTAAAAGCCCTTAATTTTATAGAAAAAGATAGTATTTCGGTTTTTCGTGGAAATGTAACAACATCTATGAGAGGCTCCTCTATTGATGATGCCTTTGGTACCTTAGATTTTAATAATACGACCTATATCAATGAGCACGATGAGTATTATTTTAAGGATTTTAAAATAATTTCAAAATTTGAAAAGACGAAACGAACACTAACTATTAATTCTCCAGACATTATTGAGGGAAATATGAGTGGCAATTTCAAATTTAAAGATATTGGCAAGCTTGTTGAAAATTCAGTGGGCAGTATCTACACGAATTATGTACCAAATAAAATAGACACAGATCAGTATCTTGAATTTGACTTTAGAATCTATAATAAAATCGTTGAAGTGTTTTATCATGATTTACAATTAAGTCCAAACACTAGAATAAAAGGACGAATTGAAACGGATGAAAAACAATTCAATTTAACATTTAGCTCACCTCAAATTAAGTTGTTTGATTATTTTGCTAATGATATTTCGGTATTGGTTGATAATAGCAATCCGTTGTTTAACACTTATATAGAAATTGATTCGCTTAGCACTAAGTTTTATGATGTGTCCAAATTCAACTTAATTAATGTAACACAACGCGATACCTTATTTATTAAATCTGAGTTTCAGGGCGGAAAACGAAATGCCGATGAATTCAACTTGAACATGTTCTATACGATTGATGAAACTAATAAATCGGTGGTAGGCTTTCGAAAGTCTGACGTCATGTTTAAAGATAATAATTGGATCATAAACGAAAACAAGAATAAACGCAACAAAGTATCCTTCACTAGAGATTTTAAAAACTTTGATATAAGTGAAATGGTGATGAGTCATTTTGATGAACAAATTGAGTTATCAGGAATCATTTTAAAAGACAATAAAGATATTAGGTTGGATTTTACAGATGTGGATCTCACAAAGATTACTCCTAGAATAGATAGTTTACTGTTAGAAGGTCGTGTAAATGGAGAGCTCAAATTGCGTCAAAGTAATGGTGTCTATTTGCCAAATTCTACAGTGGTTATCAGTGATTTAAAAGCCAATGATTTTGAATTGGGTGATCTCAATGCCATTGTTACAGGAAATCAATCTTTAACCAATTACATTGTTGATCTGTCGCTTGAAAACGACAATCTTAAAACATTAATAGCTAAAGGGAATATTGATGTCAGTTCAAACAATCCTAATATTAATCTCGATGTCGCTTTTGATGAATTCTTATTGGATCCACTAGATCCCTTCGGAGAAGGTGTTATTACCAATATTAGGGGTTTAGTTACTGGTAATGCTAAAGTTACAGGAAGTTTGAATAAGCCACGCTTTGATGGTAATTTATTATTAGATAATGCAGGCCTGACTATTCCGTACCTCAATGTTGATTACAGTTTCGATTTTGACTCTCAGGTGAAACTGGAGAACCAAAAGTTTATATTTCAGGAAGTTGATATCACCGATTCTGAATTCTTCTCAAAAGCAGTTTTAAACGGCTATATTGGTCATCAAAACTTCTCAGACTGGAAACTAGGTCTAGAAATTGATACCGAACGGTTATTGGTTTTGAATACCGATTACGACGAGGATGAACTCTACTACGGAACAGCTTTCGTTGATGGTAAAGCAAATATCACTGGACCTACAAATGAATTGAAAATTGAATTCAATGGAAGCACCGCTCAAGGCACTATTTTTAAAATACCATTAAATGATTACGAAACTTATGGGGAGAACTCCTATATCCACTTTGTAACTCCCGAAGAGAAACGTGCACGATTCCTAGGCGAAGTTGCGGAAAGTACCGAAGTTAAAGGTTTAGAATTAGAGTTCAATCTTTTTGTAAATCCATATGCAGATATTGAAATTGTAATTGATAGAAATCAAGGAAGTACGATTCAAGGTAAAGGCAATGGTAACTTATTGTTTGATATTAATACCAACGGAAAGTTTAAAATGTTTGGAGATTTCCAAATTGAAAGTGGTACCTATAATTTCGCTTATGGCGGATTGGTTCAGAAAAAATTAGAAGTAGAACCTGGCGGAAGTATTCGTTGGGAAGGTGACCCTCTCAAAGCAAATATCGATTTAAAAGCAGTGTATCGTACCGAAGCAAATCCGTCAGTGCTGCTAGATAACCCCATAAATAGAAGTATTCCCATTGAAGTTGAAATCAATTTATTAGGACAACTGGAACAACCAGAATCTGATTTCACGTTTAACTTTCCAAATGTAAATTCTACAATTCGATCAGAGCTTGATTACCGATTAGAAACGAAAGAAAGTAGGTTTACACAAGGTACTTTTTTATTAGTGACAGGTTCTTTTCAAAGTGATATTGGCTTAGGTCAGCAAGCTTATGGTACCGTTTCTGATAAAGTAAATGCCCTTATTAACAGTTTAATCTCTACTGATAATGATAAACTCCAAGTTGGTTTCGATTATCAGGTTGGTGAACAAACAACTGATTACCAAACAGATGACAGGTTAGGTTTAACCCTAAGTACTAAAATAAGTGATCGTGTTCTGATTAATGGAAAAGTGGGTGTCCCAATAGGTGGCGTTAATCAAACTGTGATTGCGGGTGATGTTCAAATCGCAGTATTATTAAATGATGAAGGTACACTTAAAGCGACATTCTTTAATCGAGAAAATAGTATTAGAAACTTTGGGGAAGAAATTGGGTATACTCAAGGTGCTGGGATAACCTATAATGTAGAATTTGATACGTTTAAAGAACTATTTCAAATTATATTTTCAGGGAAGAATAAGAAAGATAAAGCGAAAAAGGAAGAAGCGATAAAAACTAACGAAAATCTCACTCCAGACTTTATCAACATCAAGTCAGAAAAAGACTCAAAAGGCAATTAA
- the tsaD gene encoding tRNA (adenosine(37)-N6)-threonylcarbamoyltransferase complex transferase subunit TsaD produces MSSQNIYILAIESSCDDTAAAVMHNGKILSNIVASQKIHEEYGGVVPELASRAHQQNIVPVVDQALKTAKVQKEQLTAIAFTRGPGLMGSLLVGTSFAKSLAYGLSIPLIDVNHMQAHILAHFIEEADFVKPPFPFLAMTISGGHTQIVRVDDHFKMEVIGETIDDAVGEAFDKSGKILGLGYPAGPEIDRRAQLGNPKAFPFTKPKVDGLNFSFSGLKTAILYFVQKQVKSNPNFIAEHLNDICASIQYTIIGILIDKLKLASKQTGIDHIAIGGGVSANSGIRAALKAGEQKFGWTTYVPKFEYTTDNAAMIAIVGHLKYLEGNYADQSIMASARLKI; encoded by the coding sequence ATGAGCTCACAAAATATATATATTCTTGCCATAGAGTCTTCGTGCGATGACACTGCTGCCGCTGTAATGCATAACGGTAAAATTTTAAGTAACATTGTCGCGAGTCAAAAAATACATGAAGAATATGGTGGAGTCGTACCAGAATTAGCGTCACGAGCGCATCAACAAAATATTGTGCCCGTTGTAGATCAAGCTCTCAAAACCGCTAAAGTTCAAAAAGAACAGCTAACTGCTATTGCATTTACTCGAGGTCCAGGGCTTATGGGTTCCTTGTTAGTGGGTACCTCGTTTGCAAAGTCATTGGCTTACGGATTAAGCATACCATTAATTGATGTAAATCACATGCAGGCTCATATATTAGCACATTTTATAGAAGAAGCCGATTTTGTTAAACCTCCATTTCCGTTTTTAGCCATGACCATATCTGGTGGTCATACTCAAATTGTTCGTGTTGACGATCATTTTAAAATGGAAGTGATTGGCGAAACTATAGATGACGCTGTAGGAGAAGCCTTTGATAAAAGTGGTAAAATTTTAGGACTTGGTTATCCTGCTGGTCCAGAAATTGATAGGCGAGCTCAATTAGGCAACCCGAAAGCGTTTCCGTTCACGAAACCTAAAGTAGACGGATTAAATTTTAGTTTTTCAGGATTAAAAACTGCTATTCTGTATTTTGTTCAGAAGCAGGTTAAGTCCAATCCGAATTTTATTGCAGAGCATCTCAATGACATCTGCGCTTCTATTCAGTATACAATTATTGGAATATTAATTGATAAACTGAAACTGGCAAGCAAACAAACAGGTATTGATCATATTGCTATTGGTGGCGGCGTTTCGGCTAATTCTGGAATACGTGCGGCATTAAAAGCTGGTGAACAAAAGTTTGGTTGGACAACGTATGTGCCCAAGTTTGAGTATACCACAGACAATGCCGCTATGATCGCCATTGTTGGTCATCTTAAATATTTAGAAGGAAATTATGCAGATCAAAGTATTATGGCATCGGCAAGACTCAAAATATAA
- a CDS encoding tRNA pseudouridine(38-40) synthase TruA translates to MFNKRYYYLIRIQYLGYRFHGWQKQPKVKTVHLMIDRTLNFILEGKRFKTLGSGRTDAMVSANEAAFELFAYEKIEDEAAFLELFNFNLPQDIRALAIEEVDENFNIIQHSKLKEYVYLFTFGQKCHPFCAPIITTILDDLDIELMKQGAQLFEGRHNFKPYCYRATDNGLYTRTVESCKLVENTLYSANFFPENSYTLIVKGKGFGRNQIRLMMGTLFKLGRGEVDLNYIEQSLTAESTEVMDFIAPASGLILNSIAFE, encoded by the coding sequence ATGTTTAATAAGCGTTATTATTATTTAATACGGATTCAATATTTAGGGTATCGATTTCATGGCTGGCAAAAACAGCCTAAAGTGAAAACAGTGCATTTAATGATTGATAGAACTTTAAATTTCATTCTTGAGGGGAAACGATTTAAGACTTTAGGTTCAGGACGAACAGATGCTATGGTTTCAGCTAATGAAGCGGCTTTTGAGTTGTTTGCTTATGAGAAAATAGAGGATGAAGCTGCTTTTTTGGAATTGTTTAATTTCAATTTACCCCAGGATATAAGAGCTCTTGCCATTGAAGAGGTTGATGAAAACTTCAACATTATACAACATTCTAAATTAAAGGAATATGTTTATCTCTTCACATTTGGTCAAAAATGCCATCCTTTTTGTGCGCCAATTATAACCACAATCTTAGATGATTTGGATATTGAACTCATGAAACAAGGTGCGCAATTATTTGAAGGCAGGCATAATTTTAAACCGTATTGTTACCGTGCAACTGATAACGGATTATATACCAGAACTGTTGAAAGCTGTAAGCTTGTAGAGAATACCTTATATTCGGCTAATTTCTTTCCAGAAAATAGCTATACGCTAATTGTTAAGGGAAAAGGGTTTGGACGCAATCAGATTCGCTTAATGATGGGCACACTATTTAAATTGGGGAGAGGTGAAGTTGATTTAAATTATATTGAACAATCATTGACTGCGGAAAGTACTGAAGTCATGGACTTTATTGCGCCTGCTTCTGGCTTGATACTAAATAGTATTGCGTTTGAATAA
- the hisIE gene encoding bifunctional phosphoribosyl-AMP cyclohydrolase/phosphoribosyl-ATP diphosphatase HisIE, whose translation MTIDYSKNNGLVPAIIQDVSTKTVLMLGYMNEEALKKTLETKLVTFYSRSKQRLWTKGEESGNVLRLIDLKVDCDNDTLLISVNPEGPTCHKGSDTCWNENNTQNFGFLTHLEDVIASRKNNANKETSYVASLFAEGINKIAQKVGEEAIETVIEAKDSNDDLFLNESADLLFHYLILLQAKGFKLNDITEVLIGREK comes from the coding sequence ATGACTATCGACTATTCTAAAAATAACGGACTCGTACCCGCGATTATTCAGGATGTTTCAACTAAGACGGTTCTGATGCTTGGTTATATGAACGAAGAGGCTCTTAAAAAAACTCTAGAGACTAAATTGGTAACTTTTTATAGTCGAAGTAAGCAACGCTTATGGACTAAAGGAGAAGAAAGCGGAAATGTATTACGACTTATAGATCTAAAAGTAGACTGTGATAATGATACGCTTTTGATTTCTGTTAATCCTGAAGGACCAACGTGTCATAAAGGTTCAGATACGTGTTGGAATGAAAATAATACACAAAATTTCGGATTTCTTACACATTTGGAAGATGTCATTGCGTCTAGAAAAAATAATGCTAATAAAGAGACGTCTTATGTTGCCTCATTGTTCGCAGAAGGTATTAACAAAATAGCTCAAAAAGTAGGAGAGGAAGCCATAGAAACAGTGATTGAGGCCAAAGACTCAAACGATGATCTGTTCTTGAATGAAAGTGCAGATTTACTATTTCACTATCTTATCTTATTGCAAGCCAAAGGATTTAAATTAAATGACATTACTGAAGTTCTAATAGGGCGTGAAAAATAA
- the hisF gene encoding imidazole glycerol phosphate synthase subunit HisF, whose translation MLTKRIIPCLDIKNGRTVKGINFVDLRDAGDPVELGKQYAKLGADELVFLDISATLERRKTMHDLVLDVAEHVNIPFTVGGGISSVEDVDDLLHCGADKVSINSSAVKRPDLINELSRKFGSQCIVVAIDAKEVNGEWFVHLAGGTIPTSLNLFDWAKEVEERGAGEILFTSMNNDGTKAGFANKALAQLSETVNIPIIASGGAGTVQHFIDTFKNGKADAALAASVFHFGEIDIVELKKELKKNDIAVRL comes from the coding sequence ATGCTTACAAAACGAATTATACCTTGCCTAGATATAAAAAACGGAAGAACCGTTAAAGGCATTAATTTTGTGGATCTCCGCGATGCTGGTGATCCAGTTGAACTTGGCAAACAGTACGCTAAATTAGGAGCTGATGAGCTTGTTTTTTTAGATATTTCAGCAACATTAGAACGTCGTAAAACCATGCATGACTTGGTATTGGATGTTGCAGAACATGTCAATATACCGTTTACTGTAGGTGGCGGGATCTCGTCTGTAGAGGACGTAGACGATCTTTTGCACTGTGGTGCAGATAAAGTATCGATAAATTCTAGCGCTGTAAAACGACCAGATCTAATTAATGAGTTATCTCGTAAATTTGGAAGTCAATGTATTGTGGTGGCTATCGATGCAAAAGAGGTTAATGGTGAATGGTTTGTTCATTTAGCAGGAGGAACAATACCAACCAGTTTAAACTTGTTCGATTGGGCTAAAGAGGTTGAAGAGCGTGGCGCTGGAGAGATTTTATTTACATCTATGAATAATGATGGTACCAAAGCAGGTTTTGCCAATAAAGCCCTAGCTCAACTTTCTGAAACGGTAAATATTCCAATCATCGCTTCTGGAGGCGCAGGAACGGTTCAACATTTTATTGATACGTTTAAGAACGGTAAAGCCGACGCTGCCTTGGCCGCGAGTGTGTTTCATTTTGGTGAAATAGATATTGTAGAATTAAAAAAAGAATTGAAAAAAAATGATATAGCAGTGCGATTATAA
- the hisA gene encoding 1-(5-phosphoribosyl)-5-[(5-phosphoribosylamino)methylideneamino]imidazole-4-carboxamide isomerase codes for MRIIPAIDIIDGKCVRLTKGDYGTKKIYNENPVEVAKAFEGAGIQHLHLVDLDGAKAKHIVNYKVLEQITSKTNLKIDFGGGLKTNEDLHIAFNSGARQVTGGSIAVKDPEAFKGWIAKYGSAKIILGADCNNEKIAVSGWQEESDLDVLPFIKSYQENGIKYVICTDISKDGMLEGPSFDLYKRILSASKDIKLIASGGVTSIKDLNTLEDLGCEGAIIGKAIYEGHIRLSDLGTHL; via the coding sequence ATGAGAATCATCCCAGCAATAGATATTATAGACGGGAAGTGTGTACGTCTAACCAAAGGAGATTACGGCACAAAAAAAATATATAATGAGAACCCTGTTGAAGTTGCTAAAGCTTTTGAAGGCGCAGGAATACAACACTTGCATTTGGTAGATTTGGATGGCGCTAAAGCCAAGCATATCGTCAATTACAAAGTTTTGGAACAGATTACATCTAAAACAAACTTAAAAATTGATTTTGGAGGCGGATTGAAAACGAATGAAGATTTACATATAGCCTTTAACTCTGGTGCTCGTCAGGTCACGGGAGGAAGCATAGCGGTCAAAGATCCTGAAGCGTTTAAAGGTTGGATTGCGAAATATGGAAGTGCCAAGATTATTTTAGGTGCCGATTGTAATAATGAAAAAATTGCGGTTAGCGGTTGGCAGGAAGAGAGTGATCTCGACGTATTGCCTTTTATTAAGTCGTACCAAGAAAATGGCATTAAATATGTAATATGTACAGATATTTCTAAAGATGGTATGCTCGAAGGACCGTCATTTGATTTGTATAAACGCATTTTGAGTGCCTCTAAAGATATTAAACTGATTGCCTCTGGTGGTGTGACTTCAATAAAGGACTTAAATACTTTAGAAGATTTAGGTTGTGAAGGTGCAATAATTGGAAAAGCAATTTACGAAGGTCATATTAGATTAAGTGATTTAGGAACTCATTTATAA
- the hisH gene encoding imidazole glycerol phosphate synthase subunit HisH produces MKLVIVDYGAGNIKSIQFAFKRLGWDAILSKDPGVIQDSDKVIFPGVGEASSAMTMLRQSGLDQLIPELKQPVLGICLGMQLMCNYSEEGDTRGLGIFDVNVKRFSNTVKVPQMGWNTITHLKTDLFKGIKEEAFMYLVHSYYAEHCKESIANSFYELEYATALQKDNFFGVQFHPEKSSVAGEQLLKNFLEL; encoded by the coding sequence ATGAAACTAGTTATAGTAGATTACGGCGCAGGAAATATAAAAAGTATTCAGTTTGCTTTTAAAAGGTTAGGCTGGGATGCTATTTTGTCAAAAGACCCAGGAGTGATTCAGGACTCGGATAAGGTTATATTTCCTGGTGTAGGTGAAGCGAGTTCAGCGATGACAATGTTGCGCCAAAGTGGATTAGATCAGCTTATTCCTGAATTGAAACAACCAGTATTAGGTATTTGTCTGGGTATGCAACTCATGTGTAACTACTCGGAAGAAGGAGATACGCGCGGATTAGGAATATTTGATGTCAATGTAAAACGTTTCAGTAATACTGTGAAAGTGCCACAAATGGGATGGAATACCATTACCCACTTAAAGACCGATCTCTTTAAAGGCATTAAAGAAGAAGCCTTTATGTATTTGGTACACAGTTATTATGCAGAGCATTGTAAGGAAAGTATTGCAAATTCCTTTTATGAATTAGAATATGCCACAGCTTTGCAAAAAGATAACTTTTTTGGTGTACAGTTTCACCCAGAAAAGAGTAGTGTTGCAGGAGAACAACTTTTAAAAAATTTCTTAGAACTATAA
- the hisB gene encoding bifunctional histidinol-phosphatase/imidazoleglycerol-phosphate dehydratase HisB: protein MKRVLFIDRDGTLIKEPADEQIDSFEKLEFYPKVFQYLSKIAKELDFEIVMITNQDGLGTAIYPENTFWPVHNFVLQTFKAEGVVFKEQFIDRTFAKDNAPTRKPNTGLLTKYFSADYDLVNSFVIGDRLTDIELAKNLGSKGVFINDNTNLGTDEITVEREALEAFITLETNDWEEIYSFLKTDARVGRIERNTNETKIKIELNLDGTGQSDIDTGIAFFDHMLDQISRHGQLDLLIKVNGDLEVDEHHTIEDTAIALGVVFANTLGNKLGIERYGFALPMDDCFAQAAIDFGGRNWLVWEADFKREMIGKMPTEMFYHFFKSFTDGAKCNLNIKAEGSNEHHKIEAIFKAFAKAIKMAVKRDVEKMILPSTKGLL from the coding sequence ATGAAACGAGTACTTTTTATAGATAGAGACGGAACGTTAATAAAGGAACCAGCAGATGAACAAATCGATTCATTTGAAAAACTAGAGTTTTACCCAAAGGTATTTCAGTATTTAAGTAAAATTGCCAAAGAGTTAGATTTTGAAATTGTAATGATTACAAATCAAGACGGATTAGGCACAGCAATCTACCCTGAAAACACCTTTTGGCCAGTACATAATTTTGTATTGCAAACTTTCAAAGCCGAAGGGGTGGTATTCAAAGAACAATTTATAGATAGAACCTTTGCTAAAGATAATGCGCCTACCCGCAAGCCAAATACAGGACTGCTTACAAAATATTTCTCTGCAGATTACGATTTGGTTAACTCCTTTGTGATAGGTGATCGCCTGACAGATATAGAATTGGCTAAAAACCTTGGATCTAAAGGCGTATTTATTAATGATAACACCAATTTAGGAACTGACGAAATCACAGTAGAAAGAGAAGCCTTAGAAGCCTTTATTACTCTTGAAACGAATGATTGGGAAGAAATTTATAGCTTTTTAAAAACGGATGCTAGAGTAGGACGTATCGAACGTAATACGAACGAAACTAAAATAAAAATAGAACTTAATCTTGATGGAACTGGTCAAAGTGACATTGATACAGGAATCGCATTCTTTGATCATATGCTTGACCAAATATCACGTCATGGTCAATTAGACCTGTTGATTAAGGTAAATGGTGATTTAGAAGTAGATGAACACCACACCATAGAGGACACTGCAATTGCCTTAGGGGTAGTATTTGCTAATACCTTAGGGAATAAATTAGGAATTGAACGTTACGGTTTCGCTTTGCCAATGGATGATTGTTTTGCGCAAGCTGCCATTGATTTTGGTGGACGTAATTGGCTAGTTTGGGAGGCGGATTTTAAACGTGAAATGATTGGGAAAATGCCTACGGAAATGTTTTATCATTTTTTTAAATCATTTACCGATGGTGCCAAGTGTAATTTAAATATCAAAGCAGAAGGCTCTAATGAGCACCATAAAATTGAAGCTATATTTAAAGCGTTCGCTAAAGCCATAAAAATGGCAGTAAAACGGGACGTGGAAAAAATGATTTTACCATCAACAAAAGGCCTATTGTAA